The sequence CTCCAGAACTGGATGAGTGCGGAGGTCATGAAGTAGAAGGATTAGGATACCATTATCACGCAAATAAAGCAGCAAAAAATTCAGTAATTTCTTGTTTTCATGGAACTTTGGTAAAAGGTCAGCAAGGTAGAAGGGGTGGTAGACCTCGTAGACCACCGCAGGGTCAAAGACCACCTGGAAATATGACTCCGAGAAAAGGCATTTCTCCTGTGGTATTACCTCCAAAACAAGATTAACCAATATCTAAGTAATAGGTTCTATATAATATGCAAGTACGACGACTTCCAATTCTTATTCTGACAGCAGTTTTCGCGGCTAGCTCATCATTGAGTTGCACGCAACAGACACCAAATTCAAGCAGCGCAAACACAATTGATGCTAGTAAGCGTAATGGTGACGAAGAAACAAAAAACGCTCAAAGTTCGCCAACCGCAACAGACTGCACAACCTATAAAAAAGCTTTTGGGTTACACCTCGATTCTGAGGCAATTAATTGTACTGCTGATTCCCTTGAGGTAACCGCTACAGGTCTTCCCGATTTGACTTCCCGAAGCAGTGAAGATGTACCAATGGTAGGCATCAAATCTTGGATACAAAGAGTTGCGATTCCATACGATTATCAGTGGCGTATTCCTCTCAAACCTCAGTGGTTAGATGAGCCTGTTGAAGCAAGTCCGCGTGGACCGATAGCAGTTGCAGTTGACGGTGTGCCTATTTTTCATTACGAACGACGACCTGATGTTTCAACTTCCCTAGATAACTATGAGGAGCGCAATGATACCGTTGTTCAGGGCGAATTAGACCAATGTGGCGGTCACGCGGGGCAGGGTGAAGACTATCATTATCATTACGCTCCGGTTTGCTTGATGGATAAACATAATCCTGAATTACCTATTGCCTTTGCTCTTGACGGCACGCCTATCTATTTCGGTGAAGGTGGTGATGAATATTATGGACGGGGTAGATACAGCGACCTTAGTTATCTACCCGATCAAGAACTTGATGAGTGCAACGCGCTGCAATTACCAGATGGTAGTTATGTGCATTACACAACCAAAACCCCACCATATGTTGTAGGTTGCCATCACGGATTTTTTGACTCTAAACTACAAATAGAACCTCCCACCTTCGATGCATTGGCGCAGCGTACATCAAGCCCCTTTGGTGGTAGCTATGGTGAGCCTGTCTCTACGCTTATCACTGATTTTAAGAAAAATGAAGATGGAGAATATCGTTTGGGTTTCAATTCTTTAACTACACCTGGTGTAACAAGTGCAGTTGTGTACCGTAAGACTTCATCGGATTGTTGGGAGTTTGAGTACCAAAAAGTTGCGGGGGAAACAGTTCAGACAACAACAGCCTGCCGACACCAACACTAACGGTTACATACTCCCTTCCCGGTGGAAGATTACCGGTTTTGATAGAGGGAGGGAGTGAGAGAGGGAGGGAGTGAGAGAGAAAGAAATTGTTATAGGAAATCTTAGAGTGGGATAGGAGTAATTCTTGATTACAAAATTGTAATGTGAGTTTTTGAGTAGCAAGTTTAAAATATTACTATCGCGTGCGGAAGCTATTGAATAGTTGTGAATGTTCTATTTGTCGAAGATGAAGCAAAAATTGCTGACTTTGTTCGGGCTGGACTAAAGGAGCAAGGGTTTACTGTAGATTACTGCGATAATGGGAATGAAGGTTGTTTACTAGCCTTAGAAAACGAATATGATGCAATTATTTTGGATATTATGGTTCCTGGAAAAGACGGGCTATCAATTCTCAAACAATTGCGTCAAAAAGGTAAGAATACTCCGGTAATTTTATTAACGGCTCGGAATGAACTTGATGATAGATTACAAGGGTTGAACTTGGGTGCTGATGATTACATTGCCAAACCTTTCTTTGTGGAAGAATTAGTTGCTCGCATCCATGCTGTTATCCGTCGTACTGTGGGAGAGCGGCAAAATTATATTGCTGTGGGAGCTTTAAAATTAGATAGAATTACTAGGGAAGTTACTTGCAATCAAAAAGCGATTGAGCTTACCACTCGCGAGTTTAATCTTCTAGAATATTTGATGCGATCGCCAGAAAGAGTTTTTACCAGAACCCAAATATTAGAGCATGTTTGGG comes from Rivularia sp. PCC 7116 and encodes:
- a CDS encoding YHYH protein; its protein translation is MQVRRLPILILTAVFAASSSLSCTQQTPNSSSANTIDASKRNGDEETKNAQSSPTATDCTTYKKAFGLHLDSEAINCTADSLEVTATGLPDLTSRSSEDVPMVGIKSWIQRVAIPYDYQWRIPLKPQWLDEPVEASPRGPIAVAVDGVPIFHYERRPDVSTSLDNYEERNDTVVQGELDQCGGHAGQGEDYHYHYAPVCLMDKHNPELPIAFALDGTPIYFGEGGDEYYGRGRYSDLSYLPDQELDECNALQLPDGSYVHYTTKTPPYVVGCHHGFFDSKLQIEPPTFDALAQRTSSPFGGSYGEPVSTLITDFKKNEDGEYRLGFNSLTTPGVTSAVVYRKTSSDCWEFEYQKVAGETVQTTTACRHQH
- a CDS encoding response regulator transcription factor; its protein translation is MNVLFVEDEAKIADFVRAGLKEQGFTVDYCDNGNEGCLLALENEYDAIILDIMVPGKDGLSILKQLRQKGKNTPVILLTARNELDDRLQGLNLGADDYIAKPFFVEELVARIHAVIRRTVGERQNYIAVGALKLDRITREVTCNQKAIELTTREFNLLEYLMRSPERVFTRTQILEHVWGYDFNPNTNVVDVCIQRIRKKIDPINKGEWIESIRGVGYRFRQADTHS